From one Variovorax sp. PBL-H6 genomic stretch:
- a CDS encoding carbohydrate ABC transporter permease yields MKRLTLKSVTTEAKLLLIGIPVLLWTLIPVYHMVLFAISPRDSATSGRLWPKAPTLDNFRIVFQQKHFYLDHFWVQLGNSLLIAVAVGVLTLFVATTAAFAISRLKVRGGRTVMNMALFTYFIPAAFLAVPMYKTMGNYGLLNSQWSLILAMVTIASPYCIWVLKQASDKLPYELDEAARMDGASPLQLFRLVYLPLMVPSLVAVGTYSLLLAWNEYLYAFLLLSNDRSVTLAVALGNFLAADDSPWELLMATGLIYALPPAAIYYAFKRYMVGGLTAGAVKS; encoded by the coding sequence ATGAAGCGCCTGACCCTCAAGTCGGTCACGACCGAAGCCAAGCTGCTGCTCATCGGCATTCCGGTGCTGCTGTGGACGCTGATCCCGGTCTACCACATGGTGCTGTTCGCGATCTCGCCGCGCGACTCGGCAACGTCGGGGCGGCTCTGGCCCAAGGCGCCGACGCTGGACAACTTCCGCATCGTCTTCCAGCAGAAGCATTTCTACCTCGACCATTTCTGGGTGCAGCTGGGCAACTCGCTGCTGATTGCTGTCGCGGTGGGCGTGCTCACGCTCTTCGTCGCAACCACCGCCGCCTTCGCGATCAGCCGGCTCAAGGTACGCGGCGGCCGCACGGTGATGAACATGGCACTGTTCACGTACTTCATCCCCGCAGCCTTCCTGGCCGTGCCCATGTACAAGACCATGGGCAACTATGGTCTCCTCAACAGCCAGTGGTCGCTGATCCTTGCAATGGTCACCATCGCGTCGCCGTACTGCATCTGGGTGCTCAAGCAGGCTTCGGACAAGCTGCCCTACGAGCTCGACGAAGCCGCGCGCATGGATGGCGCCTCGCCGCTGCAGCTGTTTCGCCTGGTGTACCTGCCGCTGATGGTGCCTTCGCTGGTGGCGGTCGGCACCTACTCGCTGCTGCTGGCCTGGAACGAGTATCTCTATGCCTTCCTGCTGCTGTCGAACGACCGCAGCGTCACGCTGGCGGTGGCGCTCGGCAACTTCCTCGCGGCCGATGATTCGCCGTGGGAGCTGCTGATGGCCACCGGCCTGATCTACGCGCTGCCGCCGGCGGCGATCTACTACGCCTTCAAGCGCTACATGGTGGGCGGCCTCACCGCGGGTGCGGTGAAGAGCTGA
- a CDS encoding ABC transporter ATP-binding protein has translation MAAVSFRNVKKSFGKTQIIQGLGFDIADGEFVVLVGPSGCGKSTLLRMLAGLEDITGGEIMIDGRVVNELESKDRDIAMVFQSYALYPHMTVGENMGFSLRLRNADKGVTEQRVTDAAKILNLDALLARYPRELSGGQRQRVAMGRAIVRDPKVFLFDEPLSNLDAKLRVAMRAEIKALHHRLKTTTVYVTHDQIEAMTMADRIVVMHDGIVEQIGTPLALYDRPENLFVAQFIGSPAMNVVDGVLQRNGEGASVEAHGARWPAPAATQAADGQPVQYGIRPGDIELADARSGVPARVIVVEPTGNETELLVQVGEAKLIVVVHGRVQAAPDDTVGLVINPDSAHLFDRQSGRRLN, from the coding sequence ATGGCAGCTGTTTCCTTCCGCAACGTCAAGAAGTCCTTCGGCAAGACGCAGATCATCCAGGGGCTGGGCTTCGATATCGCCGACGGCGAGTTCGTGGTGCTGGTCGGGCCCTCGGGCTGCGGCAAGTCCACCTTGCTGCGCATGCTGGCGGGCCTGGAGGACATCACCGGCGGCGAGATCATGATCGACGGCCGGGTGGTGAACGAACTCGAGTCCAAGGACCGCGACATCGCGATGGTGTTCCAGAGCTATGCGCTCTATCCGCACATGACCGTGGGCGAGAACATGGGCTTCAGCCTGCGCCTGCGCAATGCCGACAAGGGCGTCACCGAGCAGCGCGTGACCGATGCCGCGAAGATCCTCAACCTCGATGCGCTGCTGGCGCGCTACCCGCGCGAGCTTTCGGGCGGCCAGCGCCAGCGCGTGGCGATGGGGCGCGCGATCGTGCGCGACCCGAAGGTATTCCTGTTCGACGAGCCGCTGTCCAATCTCGACGCCAAGCTGCGCGTGGCGATGCGTGCCGAGATCAAGGCACTGCACCATCGGCTCAAGACCACCACGGTGTACGTCACGCACGACCAGATCGAAGCCATGACCATGGCCGATCGCATCGTGGTGATGCACGACGGCATCGTCGAGCAGATCGGCACGCCGCTGGCGCTCTACGACCGGCCCGAGAACCTGTTCGTGGCGCAGTTCATCGGCTCGCCGGCGATGAATGTGGTCGATGGTGTGCTCCAGCGCAACGGCGAGGGCGCGAGCGTCGAGGCCCATGGCGCGCGCTGGCCGGCGCCGGCGGCGACGCAGGCGGCCGACGGCCAGCCGGTGCAATACGGCATCCGCCCCGGCGACATCGAGCTGGCCGACGCACGCAGCGGCGTGCCGGCCCGCGTGATCGTGGTCGAGCCCACCGGCAACGAGACGGAGCTGCTGGTGCAGGTCGGCGAGGCCAAGCTGATCGTCGTGGTGCACGGGCGTGTGCAGGCCGCCCCGGACGATACGGTCGGCCTGGTCATCAATCCCGACTCCGCGCACCTGTTCGACCGGCAGAGCGGTCGCCGGTTGAACTGA
- a CDS encoding cyclase family protein: MNILAQLAHAMRNRSVRTVDLTHTLSEDFPALQLPPQFGQVSAFKVERISHYDEAGPGWYWNNFTCGEHTGTHFDAPVHWVTGKDHEANSVDTIAPDNFIAPAVVIDASAQAAQDPDWLLTVDFLRAWEDRHGRIPAGAWVLLRTDWSRRLHDPAAFVNMREDGAHTPGPTQEAVEWLIREREVHGFGVETINTDAGQSYAWPMPYPCHTLMHGANKYGLQCLKNLDQLPPTGALVVAAPLKIQDGSGSPLRVLALVED, encoded by the coding sequence ATGAACATCCTGGCGCAGCTCGCGCATGCCATGCGCAACCGCTCGGTCCGCACCGTGGACCTGACCCATACCCTGAGCGAGGACTTCCCCGCCCTGCAGCTGCCACCGCAGTTCGGGCAGGTCTCGGCCTTCAAGGTGGAGCGCATCTCGCACTACGACGAGGCCGGGCCGGGCTGGTACTGGAACAACTTCACCTGCGGCGAACACACCGGCACCCACTTCGATGCGCCGGTCCACTGGGTCACGGGCAAGGACCACGAGGCCAACAGCGTCGACACCATTGCGCCCGACAACTTCATCGCCCCGGCCGTGGTCATCGACGCCAGTGCGCAGGCGGCACAAGACCCCGACTGGCTGCTCACCGTCGACTTCCTGCGCGCGTGGGAGGACAGGCATGGCCGCATTCCCGCCGGCGCGTGGGTGCTGTTGCGCACCGACTGGTCCAGGCGGCTCCATGACCCGGCTGCCTTCGTCAACATGCGCGAGGACGGCGCACACACGCCCGGCCCGACGCAAGAGGCGGTGGAGTGGCTGATCCGCGAACGCGAGGTGCACGGCTTTGGCGTGGAGACCATCAACACCGACGCGGGCCAGTCGTACGCCTGGCCGATGCCCTATCCCTGCCACACCCTGATGCATGGCGCCAACAAGTACGGCCTGCAATGCCTGAAGAACCTCGACCAGCTGCCGCCCACAGGCGCACTCGTCGTTGCCGCGCCGCTGAAGATCCAGGACGGCTCCGGCAGCCCCTTGCGCGTGCTCGCGCTGGTCGAGGACTGA
- a CDS encoding Rid family hydrolase — MARQFIQSGSRWEELAGYSRAVVDGEWILVSGTVGQDFTTGEFPAGAQAQCERALDTIEAALAQAGARLDDVVRVRVYVPDRSDVVAVSEVLRRRFGTHRPANTTVCCPLAVEEAKVELEVSARRSS; from the coding sequence TTGGCACGCCAATTCATCCAGAGCGGCTCCCGCTGGGAAGAACTCGCCGGCTATTCGCGCGCCGTCGTCGACGGCGAATGGATCCTGGTCTCCGGCACCGTGGGCCAGGATTTCACCACCGGCGAGTTCCCGGCCGGCGCGCAAGCGCAGTGCGAGCGGGCGCTCGACACGATCGAAGCCGCTCTGGCGCAAGCAGGCGCACGCCTCGACGACGTGGTCCGCGTGCGCGTCTATGTGCCGGATCGAAGCGATGTCGTGGCGGTCAGCGAAGTGCTGCGGCGCCGCTTCGGGACCCACCGCCCGGCCAATACCACCGTATGCTGTCCGCTGGCCGTCGAAGAGGCCAAGGTGGAGCTGGAAGTGAGCGCGCGGCGCAGCAGCTGA
- a CDS encoding Bug family tripartite tricarboxylate transporter substrate binding protein gives MNRRHFGQAFAAALLVPAMPAALAADPKPRSGPIRVLVGFPPGGATDVVARAILEKLGKSMNGQVFIVENRPGAGGQIAAQLLKAAPPDGSTIMLSIDHTQVIVPLTIAAAGYNPVTDFTALAGVASYYNVLAVSATTGVKTMPELGAWIKARPTEANYGIPAAGSVPQFIGHIIGKSFGVTMNSVPYKGGAPMVQDLLAGQVPIAIASMTELIEHHRAGKVRILGSSGTVRSRIAPEIPTFKELGFEGIDKNPWLAFFGPKGLSPEFVTEFDAAMKAVLAQPDLQERLAKMGNEVTPAPASEVQQWVADASRHWAQVIRDSGFKPQ, from the coding sequence ATGAACCGACGCCATTTCGGCCAGGCATTCGCCGCTGCCCTGCTCGTGCCCGCCATGCCCGCAGCCCTGGCCGCAGATCCGAAGCCGCGCAGCGGCCCGATCCGCGTGCTGGTGGGCTTCCCGCCCGGCGGCGCGACGGATGTCGTGGCGCGTGCCATCCTCGAGAAGCTCGGCAAGAGCATGAACGGCCAGGTCTTCATCGTCGAGAACCGGCCGGGCGCCGGCGGCCAGATCGCGGCACAGCTGCTCAAGGCCGCGCCGCCCGACGGCTCGACGATCATGCTGTCGATCGACCACACACAAGTCATCGTGCCGCTCACCATCGCTGCTGCCGGCTACAACCCGGTCACCGATTTCACTGCCCTGGCAGGCGTTGCGAGCTACTACAACGTGCTCGCGGTGAGCGCCACGACCGGCGTCAAGACGATGCCGGAACTCGGCGCGTGGATCAAGGCCCGACCGACCGAAGCCAACTACGGCATCCCGGCCGCGGGCAGCGTCCCGCAGTTCATCGGCCACATCATCGGCAAGTCCTTCGGGGTCACCATGAACTCGGTCCCCTACAAGGGCGGAGCGCCGATGGTGCAGGACCTGCTTGCAGGGCAAGTGCCGATCGCCATCGCTTCCATGACGGAGCTGATCGAGCATCACCGCGCGGGCAAGGTCCGCATCCTCGGCAGCTCGGGCACCGTGCGCAGCCGGATCGCACCCGAGATACCGACCTTCAAGGAGCTGGGCTTCGAAGGCATCGACAAGAACCCGTGGCTCGCCTTCTTCGGTCCCAAGGGCCTGTCGCCCGAGTTCGTCACGGAGTTCGACGCCGCGATGAAGGCCGTGCTGGCGCAACCCGATCTGCAGGAGCGGCTGGCGAAGATGGGCAACGAAGTGACGCCGGCGCCCGCCAGCGAGGTCCAGCAATGGGTGGCCGACGCCAGCCGCCATTGGGCCCAGGTCATCCGCGACTCCGGCTTCAAGCCGCAATAG
- a CDS encoding aminotransferase class V-fold PLP-dependent enzyme has protein sequence MKHPFSSYRKLFPILEQTVQLSSCSQSALSLPVRRAIDEYLEVWLKRGADWGYWMDQVALARAEFARMIHAEADDIAVLGSVSDAASSIASALRFEPDRCEIVTTTLDFPSLCHVWLAQAPRGAQVRFVQAEAGRSDTTERIAGALDGHTALVSVSHACFYDGQRVDIAATGREAREHGALQFVDAYQSAGAIAIDVRAQEVDILAAGAQKYLLGIPGIAFLYVRPALAQRLTPTVTGWFGRVNPFAFDPAGLDFAAGAARFNTGTPPMMCASVARASMALLNEIGIPAIEEYLGQLSAVALEEAARLGLTVASPPDPAAKGANTAIRVPDAAQVEARMLEAGYVVSARNDVIRIAPHFYNTAEDVTGALRALAGLVR, from the coding sequence ATGAAGCATCCATTTTCATCGTACCGAAAGCTTTTCCCGATCCTGGAACAAACGGTGCAGTTGTCGAGCTGCTCCCAGAGCGCGCTGAGCTTGCCGGTGCGCCGCGCGATCGACGAATACCTCGAGGTGTGGCTGAAGCGCGGCGCCGACTGGGGCTACTGGATGGACCAGGTTGCGCTCGCGCGCGCCGAGTTCGCCCGCATGATCCATGCCGAGGCCGACGACATCGCCGTGCTCGGCAGCGTCTCGGACGCCGCTTCCAGCATCGCCTCGGCGCTGCGCTTCGAGCCGGATCGCTGCGAGATCGTCACGACGACGCTGGACTTCCCCTCTCTCTGCCATGTCTGGCTGGCGCAGGCGCCGCGCGGTGCGCAGGTGCGCTTCGTGCAAGCCGAGGCCGGGCGCAGCGACACCACCGAACGCATCGCCGGCGCCCTCGATGGCCACACCGCACTGGTGTCCGTGTCGCACGCTTGCTTCTACGACGGCCAGCGCGTGGACATCGCTGCCACGGGCCGCGAGGCACGCGAGCACGGCGCGCTCCAGTTCGTCGATGCGTACCAGTCTGCCGGCGCGATCGCGATCGATGTGCGCGCGCAGGAGGTCGACATCCTGGCAGCCGGTGCCCAGAAATACCTGCTGGGCATTCCCGGCATCGCCTTCCTCTACGTGCGGCCCGCGCTGGCGCAGCGCCTCACGCCCACGGTCACCGGCTGGTTCGGCCGCGTGAACCCTTTCGCCTTCGATCCGGCCGGGCTGGACTTCGCCGCCGGCGCCGCCCGCTTCAACACCGGCACGCCGCCGATGATGTGCGCCAGCGTGGCGCGCGCCAGCATGGCGCTGCTGAACGAGATAGGCATCCCGGCGATCGAGGAGTACCTGGGCCAGCTCTCCGCGGTCGCGCTGGAAGAAGCCGCGCGGCTGGGCCTCACGGTCGCCAGCCCGCCCGATCCTGCCGCCAAGGGCGCCAACACGGCGATCCGCGTGCCGGATGCGGCGCAGGTCGAGGCACGGATGCTGGAGGCTGGCTATGTGGTCTCGGCGCGCAACGACGTGATCCGGATCGCTCCGCACTTCTACAACACCGCCGAGGACGTCACCGGTGCGCTGCGTGCCCTGGCGGGCCTGGTCCGCTGA
- a CDS encoding Crp/Fnr family transcriptional regulator: MDKKDAGAMASPSAWIELPHFSWEALLAEDAPTVRFRKGQTLFSQGDAVSRVHVIEEGRVRLVLLSAAGHEKHMAIVGAHGMVGECSAFLDGRHSVTAVASSEVLARHVDSRRLMRHMQSDPACLRQVLWLISVKLRVIAIQNLLLSQATAAQRVAHHLVQLAETYGEAAEAEGGIVIGIAFTHQEMANIAGLSRVMTSNVLIQLHARGLIDKVKAHCVVRDIQGLRQLAAGP, translated from the coding sequence ATGGACAAAAAGGATGCCGGCGCGATGGCGTCTCCTTCCGCATGGATCGAGCTGCCGCATTTCAGCTGGGAGGCGCTGCTGGCCGAGGACGCACCCACGGTGCGCTTCCGCAAGGGACAGACGCTGTTCTCGCAGGGCGATGCGGTGAGCCGGGTCCATGTGATCGAAGAGGGCCGCGTGCGGCTGGTGCTGCTGTCGGCCGCGGGCCACGAAAAGCACATGGCCATCGTCGGTGCGCATGGCATGGTGGGCGAGTGCAGCGCCTTTCTCGATGGGCGGCACTCGGTGACGGCGGTGGCCTCTTCGGAGGTGCTGGCGCGCCATGTCGATAGCCGCAGGCTGATGCGCCACATGCAGAGCGACCCGGCCTGCCTGCGACAGGTGCTGTGGCTGATCAGCGTGAAGCTGCGCGTGATCGCGATCCAGAACCTGCTGCTGAGCCAAGCCACCGCCGCGCAGCGGGTGGCCCATCACCTGGTGCAGCTGGCCGAGACCTATGGGGAGGCGGCCGAGGCCGAGGGCGGCATCGTGATCGGCATCGCCTTTACGCACCAGGAGATGGCCAACATCGCCGGCCTGAGTCGCGTGATGACCTCGAACGTGTTGATCCAGCTGCATGCGCGGGGGCTGATCGACAAGGTCAAGGCGCATTGCGTGGTCCGTGACATCCAGGGATTGAGGCAGCTTGCCGCGGGGCCATGA
- a CDS encoding DEAD/DEAH box helicase, with protein MNFDELKLAPAILKAVHEQGYETPTPIQAQAIPAVLDGHDLLGGAQTGTGKTAAFTLPLLHKLTMSRSATNKFGGTGVRALVLTPTRELAAQVEESVRTYGKYLQLSSTVIFGGVGMNPQISRLKSGVDILVATPGRLLDLQQQGMLDLSTVQILVLDEADRMLDMGFIHDVKKILALVPAEKQSLLFSATFSDEIRDLAATLLKNPQSIQVTPRNTTVQRIAQVIHPVGRGKKKALLAHIINEHDWSQVLVFTRTKFGANSVADFLCKNGVQAMALHGNKSQSARTQALAGFKSGEIRALVATDIAARGIDIDELPHVVNYEIPNISEDYVHRIGRTGRAGASGEAVSLVCLDEEGFMQEIERFTKQQIPVKVIEGFGPEEGERAEPIAMGRQTLWGGAGRPPSRDVMQAAAKAARQEMMQRIRDNKVGQGERGNGGNGNSNGSGGQRRGNGGQGAPVSRNGGGQGQGQGQRAQAGRGGQGPARAPHHAPHHPPHHAPNHLPHEERQPRHHGNSHSPTQADAVAHQRAEAIVGVAGQPDPLRTSVDSFGGRGRRGGGGGGGGGRGRSGGGGGRSGGGGGGYGGGGRSFGR; from the coding sequence ATGAACTTTGACGAACTGAAGCTGGCCCCGGCCATCTTGAAAGCCGTGCACGAGCAGGGCTACGAAACCCCCACCCCGATCCAGGCCCAGGCGATTCCCGCCGTGCTCGATGGCCATGACCTCCTCGGCGGCGCCCAGACCGGCACCGGCAAGACCGCCGCCTTCACCCTGCCCCTGCTGCACAAGCTCACGATGAGCCGCAGCGCCACCAACAAGTTCGGCGGCACCGGCGTGCGTGCCCTGGTGCTCACCCCCACCCGCGAACTCGCGGCGCAGGTCGAGGAATCGGTCCGCACCTACGGCAAGTACCTGCAGCTGAGCTCCACCGTGATCTTCGGCGGCGTGGGCATGAACCCGCAGATCAGCCGGCTCAAGAGCGGCGTGGACATCCTGGTGGCCACGCCCGGCCGCCTGCTCGACCTGCAGCAGCAAGGCATGCTCGACCTCTCCACCGTGCAGATCCTGGTGCTCGACGAGGCCGACCGCATGCTGGACATGGGCTTCATCCACGACGTGAAGAAGATCCTCGCCCTGGTTCCCGCGGAAAAGCAGAGCCTGCTGTTCTCCGCCACCTTCAGCGACGAGATCCGCGACCTGGCCGCCACGCTGCTGAAGAACCCGCAGAGCATCCAGGTCACGCCGCGCAACACCACCGTTCAGCGCATCGCGCAGGTGATCCACCCGGTGGGCCGCGGCAAGAAGAAGGCCCTGCTCGCCCACATCATCAACGAGCACGACTGGAGCCAGGTGCTCGTCTTCACCCGCACCAAGTTCGGCGCCAACAGCGTGGCCGACTTCCTTTGCAAGAACGGTGTCCAGGCGATGGCACTGCACGGCAACAAGAGCCAGAGCGCGCGCACGCAGGCGCTCGCGGGCTTCAAGAGCGGCGAGATCCGCGCGCTGGTGGCGACCGACATCGCGGCCCGCGGCATCGACATCGACGAGCTGCCGCACGTCGTCAACTACGAGATCCCCAACATCAGCGAAGACTACGTCCACCGCATCGGCCGCACCGGCCGCGCGGGTGCCAGCGGCGAGGCGGTGAGCCTGGTCTGCCTGGACGAAGAAGGCTTCATGCAGGAGATCGAGCGCTTCACCAAGCAGCAGATCCCGGTCAAGGTCATCGAGGGCTTCGGTCCCGAGGAAGGCGAGCGCGCCGAGCCCATCGCGATGGGCCGCCAGACCCTGTGGGGCGGCGCCGGCCGCCCGCCGAGCCGCGACGTGATGCAGGCGGCAGCCAAGGCCGCCCGGCAGGAAATGATGCAGCGCATCCGCGACAACAAGGTCGGCCAGGGCGAACGCGGCAACGGTGGCAATGGAAACAGCAATGGCAGTGGCGGACAGCGCCGCGGCAACGGTGGCCAGGGTGCGCCGGTCAGCCGCAACGGCGGCGGGCAAGGCCAGGGCCAGGGCCAGCGCGCCCAGGCTGGACGCGGCGGACAGGGCCCGGCGCGCGCGCCGCACCACGCGCCGCATCATCCACCGCACCACGCGCCGAACCACCTGCCGCACGAAGAGCGCCAGCCGCGTCACCACGGCAACAGCCACAGCCCCACGCAGGCCGATGCGGTGGCCCACCAGCGTGCCGAGGCCATCGTCGGCGTGGCAGGCCAGCCTGATCCCTTGCGCACCAGCGTCGACAGCTTCGGCGGTCGCGGACGCCGCGGCGGCGGCGGCGGTGGCGGTGGCGGCAGAGGCCGTTCCGGCGGTGGTGGCGGGCGTTCCGGCGGCGGCGGCGGCGGCTACGGCGGCGGTGGCCGCTCCTTCGGCCGCTGA
- the ettA gene encoding energy-dependent translational throttle protein EttA, which translates to MAQYVYTMNKVSKTVPPKRQILKDISLSFFPGAKIGVLGLNGSGKSSLLRIMAGIDKEIEGEALPMPGLTIGYLEQEPKLNPAHTVRESVEEAMGAVYAAKARLEEVYVAYGAEDADFDALAAEQAELEAIIATAGTDSEHQLEIAADALRLPPWDANIGVLSGGEKRRVALCRLLLSKPDMLLLDEPTNHLDAESVEWLEVFLQRFPGTVVAITHDRYFLDNAAEWILELDRGRGIPWKGNYSTWLEQKGERLAQEQKSEEAHAKALKKELEWSRQNPKARQAKSKSRLARFEELSDYEYQRRNETQEIFIPVAERLGNQVFEFKNVSKSFGDRLLIDNLSFEVPAGAIVGIIGPNGAGKSTLFKLIAGKEKPDSGEVVVGQTVKMAFVDQTRDALANEKTVWEDISNGLDIINVGKFQMASRAYAGRFNFNGADQQKKVGTLSGGERGRLHLAKTLIAGGNVLMLDEPSNDLDVETLRALEDALLEFAGSVLVISHDRWFLDRIATHILAAEGDSQWTFFNGNYQEYEADKKKRLGEEGAKPHRMRFKALK; encoded by the coding sequence ATGGCCCAGTACGTCTACACCATGAACAAGGTCAGCAAGACCGTGCCGCCCAAGCGGCAGATCTTGAAGGACATTTCGCTTTCCTTTTTCCCCGGCGCCAAGATCGGCGTGCTGGGCCTGAACGGCTCGGGCAAGTCCTCGCTGCTCAGGATCATGGCCGGCATCGACAAGGAAATCGAAGGCGAGGCCTTGCCGATGCCCGGCCTCACCATCGGCTACCTGGAGCAGGAGCCCAAGCTCAACCCGGCCCACACGGTGCGCGAATCGGTCGAGGAGGCGATGGGCGCGGTCTACGCGGCCAAGGCGCGCCTCGAGGAGGTGTACGTGGCCTACGGCGCGGAAGATGCCGACTTCGACGCGCTGGCGGCCGAGCAGGCCGAGCTCGAAGCCATCATCGCCACCGCGGGCACCGACTCCGAGCACCAGCTCGAGATCGCCGCCGACGCGCTGCGCCTGCCGCCCTGGGACGCCAACATCGGCGTGCTCTCGGGCGGCGAGAAGCGCCGGGTGGCCCTGTGCCGGCTGCTGCTGTCCAAGCCCGACATGCTGCTGCTCGACGAGCCGACCAACCACCTGGACGCCGAATCGGTCGAGTGGCTCGAAGTGTTCCTGCAGCGCTTTCCCGGCACCGTGGTGGCCATCACCCACGACCGCTACTTCCTCGACAACGCGGCCGAGTGGATTCTCGAACTCGACCGCGGCCGCGGCATTCCCTGGAAGGGCAACTACAGCACCTGGCTCGAGCAGAAGGGCGAGCGCCTGGCGCAGGAGCAGAAGAGCGAGGAAGCACACGCCAAGGCCCTGAAGAAGGAACTCGAATGGTCGCGCCAGAACCCCAAGGCGCGCCAGGCCAAGAGCAAGTCGCGGCTGGCCCGTTTCGAGGAACTGTCCGACTACGAATACCAACGGCGCAACGAGACACAGGAGATCTTCATCCCCGTGGCAGAGCGCCTGGGCAACCAGGTGTTCGAATTCAAGAACGTCAGCAAGTCCTTCGGCGACCGCTTGCTGATCGACAACCTGAGCTTCGAGGTTCCGGCAGGCGCCATCGTCGGCATCATCGGCCCGAACGGCGCCGGCAAGTCCACGCTCTTCAAGCTGATCGCGGGCAAGGAGAAGCCGGACAGCGGCGAGGTGGTGGTCGGCCAGACGGTCAAGATGGCTTTCGTCGACCAGACCCGCGATGCGCTCGCCAACGAGAAGACGGTGTGGGAAGACATCTCGAACGGGCTCGACATCATCAATGTCGGCAAGTTCCAGATGGCGAGCCGCGCGTACGCGGGCCGCTTCAATTTCAACGGCGCCGACCAGCAGAAGAAGGTCGGCACGCTTTCCGGCGGGGAGCGCGGCCGGCTGCACCTGGCCAAGACCCTGATCGCGGGCGGCAACGTTCTGATGCTGGACGAACCGTCGAACGACCTGGACGTCGAGACGCTGCGCGCCCTCGAAGACGCGCTGCTCGAGTTTGCGGGGTCGGTCCTCGTCATCAGCCACGACCGCTGGTTTCTCGACCGGATCGCCACCCACATCCTCGCGGCCGAAGGCGACAGCCAGTGGACCTTCTTCAACGGCAACTACCAGGAGTACGAGGCCGACAAGAAGAAGCGCCTGGGCGAAGAGGGCGCCAAGCCGCATCGGATGCGCTTCAAGGCGCTGAAGTAA
- a CDS encoding TAXI family TRAP transporter solute-binding subunit, translating to MPRTIRLILLSIRDLIASAGPVVFLVIGLLIAAYWWLDPQPPKRVTLATGPSGSAYAEFGKRYAAALKANGIEVVLKPTNGSQDNLQLLRSGGADVGFVRGGSADPVADEEAGLSSLGSLFYEPLWFFYRADAARAIDRKSGRLTSLTQFKDLRINVDKPGSGVPEVMERMFRANHMDPQALQLSNLEQAPATEALQAGLLDVIVLASAPQSPLVQRLLRAPDLRLMKFEQSDAYSRRFAFLQAVTLPRGVVDLAADLPPQDEPLLAATTSLLAREETHPALRQLFAQAAQTLHSGAGWFNSARDFPNTRTSELPVSPEGDRAINGTPPFWQRYLPFWASNLVERMWLVLGGLLVLMLPLSRVVPPLYQFRVRRRVFRWYARLREVENKLEAGKGEREALIEELDNLDRVVNKVAVPLSYAEELYALRNNIYAVRKRVLARMPRPAG from the coding sequence ATGCCCCGAACCATCCGCCTCATCCTCCTGTCCATCCGCGACCTGATCGCCTCTGCCGGCCCCGTGGTCTTCCTCGTGATCGGCCTCCTGATCGCCGCCTACTGGTGGCTCGACCCGCAGCCGCCCAAACGCGTGACGCTCGCCACCGGTCCTTCGGGCAGCGCCTATGCCGAATTCGGCAAGCGCTACGCGGCGGCGCTCAAGGCGAATGGCATCGAGGTCGTGCTGAAGCCCACGAACGGCTCGCAGGACAACCTGCAGCTGCTACGCAGCGGAGGCGCCGACGTCGGCTTCGTGCGTGGCGGCAGCGCCGATCCGGTGGCGGACGAGGAGGCGGGGCTGTCTTCGCTGGGCAGCCTGTTCTACGAACCGTTGTGGTTCTTCTACCGCGCCGACGCGGCGCGCGCGATCGACCGCAAGAGCGGCCGGCTCACCTCGCTCACTCAGTTCAAGGACCTGCGAATCAACGTCGACAAGCCCGGCAGCGGCGTGCCCGAGGTCATGGAACGGATGTTCCGCGCCAACCACATGGACCCGCAGGCGCTGCAGCTGTCCAACCTCGAACAGGCACCCGCCACGGAGGCATTGCAGGCCGGGCTGCTCGACGTGATCGTGCTGGCCTCGGCGCCGCAGTCGCCGCTGGTGCAGCGGCTGCTGCGCGCGCCGGACCTCCGGCTCATGAAGTTCGAGCAGAGCGATGCCTATTCCCGCCGCTTCGCGTTCCTGCAGGCGGTCACGCTGCCGCGCGGCGTAGTCGACCTGGCGGCGGACCTGCCGCCACAGGACGAGCCGCTGCTCGCGGCCACCACCTCGCTGCTGGCGCGCGAGGAGACACACCCCGCCCTTCGCCAGCTCTTCGCGCAGGCCGCGCAAACACTGCACAGCGGGGCGGGCTGGTTCAACAGCGCTCGCGACTTCCCGAACACCCGCACCAGCGAGTTGCCGGTGAGCCCCGAGGGCGATCGCGCCATCAACGGCACGCCGCCCTTCTGGCAGCGCTACCTGCCGTTCTGGGCCAGCAACCTGGTGGAGCGCATGTGGCTGGTGCTGGGCGGCCTGCTGGTGCTGATGCTGCCGCTCAGCCGCGTGGTGCCGCCGCTGTACCAGTTCCGCGTGCGGCGGCGCGTGTTCCGCTGGTATGCGCGGCTGCGCGAGGTCGAGAACAAGCTGGAAGCCGGCAAGGGCGAGCGCGAGGCGCTCATCGAGGAGCTGGACAACCTCGACCGCGTGGTCAACAAGGTGGCGGTCCCGCTCTCGTACGCCGAAGAGCTCTATGCGCTGCGCAACAACATCTACGCGGTGCGCAAGCGGGTGCTGGCGAGAATGCCGCGGCCAGCCGGCTGA